One genomic region from Sulfurimonas sp. encodes:
- a CDS encoding DUF4212 domain-containing protein, translated as MNKEAAEAYWKENISLILKLLVVWFVVSYGCGIIFIDELNAITFAGFKLGFWFAQQGAIYVFLILIFVYAKSMERLEEKYDIHE; from the coding sequence ATGAACAAGGAAGCTGCAGAAGCTTATTGGAAAGAAAATATATCATTAATTCTTAAATTACTGGTTGTTTGGTTTGTCGTTTCGTATGGCTGCGGAATCATCTTTATAGATGAACTCAATGCTATTACATTTGCAGGATTCAAGCTTGGATTTTGGTTTGCACAACAGGGTGCTATATATGTATTTTTAATTCTTATTTTTGTTTACGCAAAAAGTATGGAAAGACTTGAAGAAAAATACGACATTCACGAATAA
- a CDS encoding sodium:solute symporter family protein has product MELQSLIYLFVGVTFALYIAIAIWARAGSTKEFYVAGGGVHPVLNGMATGADWMSAASFISLAGIVSLKGSDGGAYLMGWTGGYVLLAMLLAPYLRKFGKFTVPDFVGDRYYSDVARTVAVVCVIFISFTYVAGQMRGVGIVFSRFLQVDVNMGIYIGMGIVFIYAVLGGMKGVTYTQVAQYCVMIFAFTVPAIFLSLQVTETFLPQIGFGGTIPFQFDDGIKMIDSGTYLLHALDTSMTDLGFGMYTESHAGTWNVFMLTTALMLGTAGLPHVIVRFFTTPTVAGARISAGWALVFIAILYTQIPAVAGFARLNLIKNLQNVEYAAFVKGEVKHLDGTVNNGYWFKNWEESGLIAWTDRNGDGKIQFSAGKAFEGKKGKPVFTEGRGASGERLTSNSMPSHTATAEEMRANGKIINELYLDRDIIVLANPEIAGLPNWVIAIIAAGGLAAALSTAAGLLLVISTSISHDLLGNVIMKDPKTGKSTLSEKAELMSARLAAVAAILVAGYLGIHPPGFVAQVVAFAFGLAAASFFPAIILGIFYKRMNKEGAIAGMSAGLIFTFGYIIYFVFMGGDKADYLWDIAPTGIGTIGMLLHFVVALIVSSMTPPPPQEIQDLVERIRIPRGAGGATH; this is encoded by the coding sequence ATGGAATTACAAAGTTTAATTTATTTATTTGTTGGCGTAACATTTGCTCTTTATATAGCTATTGCTATTTGGGCAAGAGCTGGTTCAACTAAAGAGTTTTATGTTGCAGGCGGTGGAGTTCACCCCGTACTAAATGGTATGGCAACTGGTGCAGACTGGATGAGTGCTGCTTCTTTTATCTCACTTGCAGGTATCGTTTCACTAAAGGGTAGTGACGGTGGTGCTTACTTGATGGGTTGGACAGGTGGTTATGTACTACTTGCAATGCTTTTAGCGCCTTACTTAAGAAAATTCGGTAAGTTTACTGTTCCTGACTTCGTTGGTGACAGATACTATTCTGATGTAGCTCGTACTGTTGCAGTTGTTTGTGTAATCTTTATTTCGTTTACATATGTTGCTGGACAAATGAGGGGTGTTGGTATCGTTTTCTCTAGATTCTTACAAGTTGATGTAAATATGGGTATTTATATTGGTATGGGTATCGTTTTCATATATGCTGTTCTTGGTGGTATGAAAGGTGTTACATATACTCAAGTTGCTCAGTATTGTGTTATGATTTTTGCATTTACAGTTCCTGCAATCTTCCTTTCACTTCAAGTTACAGAAACATTCTTACCACAAATCGGTTTTGGTGGAACTATTCCATTCCAGTTCGATGATGGTATTAAGATGATTGATTCTGGTACTTACTTACTACATGCACTTGATACATCTATGACTGATCTTGGTTTTGGTATGTATACTGAAAGTCATGCTGGTACTTGGAATGTATTTATGCTTACTACAGCACTTATGCTTGGTACTGCTGGGCTTCCACATGTTATTGTTAGATTTTTTACTACACCAACTGTTGCTGGTGCTCGTATCTCAGCTGGTTGGGCTTTAGTGTTTATTGCTATTCTTTATACACAAATTCCAGCGGTTGCAGGTTTTGCTCGTCTTAACTTGATTAAAAACTTACAAAATGTTGAGTATGCTGCATTTGTTAAAGGTGAAGTAAAACACTTAGATGGCACGGTCAACAATGGTTACTGGTTTAAAAACTGGGAAGAGTCTGGTCTTATAGCTTGGACAGATAGAAATGGCGATGGTAAAATTCAATTCTCTGCTGGTAAAGCATTTGAAGGGAAAAAAGGTAAACCTGTGTTTACAGAAGGAAGAGGTGCAAGCGGTGAGCGTTTAACTTCTAACTCAATGCCTTCTCATACTGCGACTGCAGAAGAAATGAGAGCTAATGGTAAAATCATTAATGAGCTTTACCTAGATAGAGATATTATCGTTCTTGCGAATCCAGAAATTGCTGGTCTTCCAAATTGGGTAATCGCTATTATCGCAGCGGGTGGTTTGGCAGCAGCTCTTTCAACAGCAGCTGGTTTATTACTTGTTATTTCAACTTCAATTTCACATGACCTTTTAGGTAATGTAATTATGAAAGATCCAAAAACTGGTAAATCAACATTAAGTGAAAAAGCAGAGTTAATGAGTGCTCGTCTTGCAGCAGTTGCTGCCATTTTAGTTGCTGGTTACTTAGGAATTCACCCTCCAGGGTTTGTTGCACAAGTTGTTGCGTTTGCATTTGGTCTTGCAGCTGCTTCATTCTTCCCAGCAATTATCTTAGGTATTTTCTATAAAAGAATGAATAAAGAAGGTGCAATTGCAGGTATGTCCGCTGGACTTATCTTTACTTTTGGATATATTATATACTTCGTATTCATGGGCGGAGACAAAGCTGACTATCTATGGGACATCGCTCCTACAGGTATCGGTACTATTGGTATGCTATTACACTTCGTTGTTGCGTTGATTGTAAGTAGTATGACACCTCCACCACCACAAGAGATTCAAGATCTTGTTGAAAGAATTAGAATCCCAAGAGGAGCTGGCGGAGCAACTCACTAG